Proteins encoded in a region of the Balaenoptera ricei isolate mBalRic1 chromosome 19, mBalRic1.hap2, whole genome shotgun sequence genome:
- the FBXO46 gene encoding F-box only protein 46, with protein MDRGGLLPFQLWCPRPFGTYSQNQPRPPSAALKPSACPEPGGGAEPDHGPAHSENTPPALATEAPASQPAPLLSAAAAGDEGRVLLDTWYVIKPGNTKEKVAFFVAHQCGGGSRASSMKVKGHWGSDSSKAKRRRRCLEPTKAPPDPGGQDGPPAAEGAPASASEDVDLLSVAEMVALVEQRAALALQSYPRPSTPAPVVYVSAEQGGPAKGLGSERRSGGGDCSRVAEAVAHFEAQRDNPPAKGLRKEERPGPGPGEVRIAFRISNGREPRAPDGSLPNGSGGRPGCAYPGSPGPGARAKDKITCDLYQLISPSRDALPSNVEFLLARADEASEGETPAPARPEDTPPAPPPPPARDCGASGFHVDVVVTGVVDECIFFGKDGTKNVKEETVCLTVSPEEPPPPGQLFFLQTRGPDGPPEPPPADSPATAPGPDDAEGTVDTSLCRLYRHVSHDFLEIRFKIQRLLEPRQYMLLLPEHVLVKIFSFLPTRALAALKCTCHHFKGIIEAFGVRATDSRWSRDPLYRDDPCKQCRKRYEKGDVSLCRWHPKPYHHDLPYGRSYWMCCRRADRETPGCRLGLHDNNWVLPCNGPGGGGGRAGREEGR; from the coding sequence ATGGACCGAGGGGGCCTCCTTCCCTTCCAGCTGTGGTGCCCCCGGCCCTTTGGCACCTATTCCCAGAACCAGCCGCGCCCGCCTTCCGCAGCCCTCAAGCCGTCGGCCTGCCCTGAGCCAGGCGGGGGGGCGGAGCCAGACCATGGCCCTGCCCACTCAGAAAACACACCCCCAGCCTTGGCCACGGAggctcctgcctcccagcctgcCCCGCTCCTTTCAGCAGCCGCTGCCGGCGACGAGGGTCGAGTCCTGCTGGACACGTGGTATGTTATCAAGCCCGGGAATACAAAGGAGAAGGTGGCCTTCTTTGTGGCCCACCAGTGCGGTGGAGGCAGCCGGGCCAGCTCCATGAAGGTCAAGGGGCACTGGGGTAGTGACAGCTCCAAGGCCAAGCGGAGGAGGCGCTGTCTTGAGCCTACGAAGGCTCCTCCGGACCCAGGGGGACAAGACGGGCCCCCTGCTGCCGAGGGGGCCCCAGCCTCAGCCAGTGAGGATGTGGACCTGCTCTCTGTGGCCGAGATGGTGGCCCTGGTGGAACAGCGGGCCGCCCTGGCCCTGCAGAGCTACCCTCGCCCGAGCACCCCAGCGCCTGTGGTCTACGTGTCGGCCGAGCAGGGTGGGCCTGCCAAGGGGCTGGGGTCCGAACGGCGGTCTGGTGGCGGGGACTGCAGCCGTGTGGCGGAGGCTGTGGCCCACTTCGAGGCTCAGCGGGACAACCCTCCAGCCAAAGGCCTCCGCAAGGAGGAGCGGCCCGGGCCAGGACCCGGGGAGGTGCGCATCGCCTTCCGGATCTCCAACGGCCGAGAGCCCCGTGCACCGGATGGCAGCTTGCCCAACGGGAGTGGGGGCCGGCCGGGTTGTGCCTATCCTGGCAGCCCGGGTCCTGGGGCCCGGGCCAAGGACAAGATCACTTGCGACCTGTACCAGCTCATCAGCCCGTCTCGGGATGCCCTCCCCAGCAATGTGGAGTTTCTGCTGGCTAGGGCGGATGAAGCCAGCGAGGGTGAgaccccagcccctgccaggcCCGAGGACACTCCCCcggccccccctccaccccctgcccggGACTGTGGCGCGTCAGGCTTCCATGTGGATGTGGTGGTGACGGGGGTGGTGGATGAGTGCATCTTCTTCGGCAAGGATGGTACCAAAAACGTGAAGGAGGAGACGGTGTGCCTGACCGTCAGCCCCGAGGAGCCACCCCCGCCTGGCCAGCTCTTCTTCCTCCAGACCCGGGGACCGGATGGGCCCCCCGAGCCACCGCCAGCCGACTCACCCGCCACTGCACCCGGCCCGGACGATGCTGAGGGGACGGTGGACACCTCCCTGTGCCGCCTGTACCGGCACGTGTCGCACGACTTCCTGGAAATCCGCTTCAAGATCCAGCGGTTGCTGGAGCCGCGACAGTACATGCTGCTGCTGCCCGAGCACGTGCTGGTCAAGATCTTCAGCTTCCTGCCCACGCGGGCCCTGGCGGCCCTCAAGTGCACCTGCCACCACTTCAAGGGCATCATTGAGGCGTTCGGCGTGCGGGCCACAGACTCACGCTGGAGCCGCGACCCGCTCTACCGCGATGACCCTTGCAAGCAGTGCCGCAAGAGATACGAGAAGGGCGATGTGTCGCTCTGCCGCTGGCACCCCAAGCCCTACCACCACGACCTGCCTTATGGACGTTCCTACTGGATGTGCTGCCGCCGAGCCGATCGCGAGACGCCCGGCTGCCGCCTGGGTCTGCACGATAACAACTGGGTGTTGCCCTGCAATGGGCCAGGCGGTGGGGGCGGCCGGGCTGGCCGGGAGGAGGGGAGGTGa
- the QPCTL gene encoding glutaminyl-peptide cyclotransferase-like protein has translation MRSGGRGRPRLRLGERGLLEPPSPPKRRLLPRAQLLPLLLLALAVASVLYTIWSGWYQQTEELPLGRELRGPSIGSLPEAGVRRVVGQLDPHRLWNNYLRPLLVVRTPGSPGNLQVRKFLEATLRTLTAGWHVELDPFTASTPLGPLHFSNVVATLDPRAARHLTLACHYDSKLFPSGSAPFIGATDSAVPCALLLELAQALDLELARAKEQAAPVTLQLLFLDGEEALKEWGPKDSLYGSRHLAQLMESAPHGPGFTRIQAIDLFMLLDLLGAPNPTFYSHFPRTARWFHRLRSVEKRLHRLNLLQSHPWEVMYFQPGEPPGSVEDDHIPFLRRGVPVLHLISTPFPSVWHTSDDSEANLHPPTVHNLSRILAVFLAEYLGL, from the exons ATGCGTTCCGGGGGCCGCGGGCGGCCCCGGCTACGGCTCGGGGAACGCGGCCTTTTGGAGCCACCCTCACCGCCCAAGCGCCGCCTGCTACCTCGGGCGCAGCTGTTGCCTCTGCTGCTGCTGGCGCTGGCGGTGGCCTCGGTGTTATACACCATTTGGAGCGGCTGGTACCAGCAGACTGAGGAGCTGCCGCTAGGCCGGGAGCTGCGG gGCCCATCGATCGGAAGTCTCCCCGAAGCCGGGGTGCGGAGGGTGGTGGGGCAACTGGACCCTCACCGTCTCTGGAACAATTATCTGCGCCCCCTGCTGGTTGTGCGGACCCCCGGCAGCCCCGGCAATCTCCAAGTCAGAAAG TTCCTGGAGGCTACACTGCGGACCCTGACGGCAGGCTGGCATGTAGAACTGGACCCCTTCACAGCCTCGACACCCCTGGGGCCACTGCACTTCAGCAACGTGGTGGCCACGCTGGACCCAAGGGCTGCCCGTCACCTCACCCTTGCCTGCCATTACGACTCGAAGCTCTTCCCATCTGGGTCAGCCCCCTTTATTGGGGCCACGGATTCAGCTGTGCCTTGTGCCCTCCTACTGGAGCTGGCCCAGGCCCTGGACCTGGAGCTGGCCAGAGCCAAGGAGCAG GCAGCCCCAGTGACCTTGCAGCTGCTCTTCTTGGACGGTGAAGAGGCACTGAAGGAGTGGGGACCCAAGGACTCGCTTTACGGCTCCCGGCACCTGGCCCAGCTCATGGAGTCTGCACCCCACGGCCCCGGCTTCACCAGGATCCAGGCTATC GATCTCTTTATGCTTCTTGATCTCCTGGGAGCCCCCAACCCGACCTTCTACAGTCACTTTCCTCGCACGGCCCGCTGGTTCCATCGGCTGAGGAGCGTCG AGAAGCGCCTGCACCGTCTGAACCTACTGCAGTCTCATCCTTGGGAAGTGATGTACTTCCAGCCCGGGGAGCCCCCTGGCTCTGTGGAAGACGACCACATCCCCTTCCTCCGCCGAG GGGTCCCTGTGCTCCACCTCATCTCCACACCCTTCCCCTCTGTCTGGCACACGTCCGATGACTCTGAGGCCAACCTGCACCCACCCACGGTACACAACCTGAGCCGCATCCTGGCCGTGTTCCTGGCTGAATACCTGGGGCTCTAG
- the SNRPD2 gene encoding small nuclear ribonucleoprotein Sm D2 — protein MSLLNKPKSEMTPEELQKREEEEFNTGPLSVLTQSVKNNTQVLINCRNNKKLLGRVKAFDRHCNMVLENVKEMWTEVPKSGKGKKKSKPVNKDRYISKMFLRGDSVIVVLRNPLIAGK, from the exons AT GAGCCTCCTCAACAAGCCCAAGAGTGAGATGACCCCGGAGGAGCTGCAGaagcgggaggaggaggagtttAACACAGGGCCACTCTCCGTGCTCACCCAGTCGGTCAAGAACAACACCCAAGTGCTCATCAACTGCCGCAACAACAAGAAGCTCCTGGGCCGTGTGAAGGCCTTCGACAG GCACTGCAACATGGTGCTGGAGAACGTGAAGGAGATGTGGACCGAAGTCCCCAAGAGCGGCAAGGGCAAGAAGAAGTCCAAGCCAGTCAACAAGGACCGCTACATCTCAAAAATGTTCCTGCGCGGGGACTCGGTCATTGTGGTCCTGCGGAACCCGCTCATTGCTGGCAAGTAG